TGAGGCTCCAGAAGTACGCCTTGGCTTCCACCTTGACGAAGGTGCGCTCGCTGAGGATGAGGCGGGTCCCGATGTTCGGCGCAAAGAAGAGCTTGGTGCCGAAGGTGTATCCCGACGTGTCGGCCGCCGGTGTCTTCTGCCCTTTCACGACGCCGATCCCTACCCCGGCGTACGGTGCAATGCCGCGCCACGACTTGCCACCGGTCAGATTGAACTGCAGCGAGATCTCGCCGCCGAGCAGGTGATGATCGATCGCCGGCTTGACGCGCGTCGCGACCGAGTCGTCGGCATCGACAATGTTGCGTACGGTGCTGGCGTACCAGGCTCCAAAGGCGACCTGGACCGTGTTCTTCGCCCGGAAATCCACGCGGGCGCCCATGACGGTGCCATCGCGCGGGCCGACGGGAATCGAGCCGCCACTGCCGAACATCCGTCCGGCAAAGAGCTCGAGATAACGACCGTGGCGAACATCACGGAACGGCGAGAGCGACGGATCGTAACCGACCTGCGCCGCAGCAGGCACGGCCGCCAGGAGAGTCAGCACGACGGGAAGCAGGAACCGACGCATCACAGACACCTGTCAGAGCAGCAGGGAACGCCCAGTCATCTCGGCCGGCTGCTCGAGGCCAAGAAGGGCAAGAATGGTCGGAGCGACATCGCACAGCGCACCACCGGTGCGCAGGGCGTTGACACCGTCGCCCACAGTCAGGAACGGGACCGGATTCGTGGTGTGCGCCGTATGGGGGCCACCAGTGACCGGGTCGATCATCATCTCGGCATTGCCGTGGTCGGCGGTGATCAGCATCCGCGCCCCGGCCCGTTCTGCGACCGGGAGAATCCGGCTCAGGGCGAAATCAACGGTTTCCACCGCACGAATCACCGCCGGAATGACGCCGGTGTGTCCCACCATGTCGGCGTTGGCGAAATTTACCAGATAGAAGTCGTGGTGATGCTGCGCGATTGCCCGGGTCAGCACATCGGTAATTCCAGCCGCGCTCATCTCGGGGGCAAGGTCGTAGGTCGCCACCTTCTGCGACGGCACCAGTTCGCGCTCCTCCCCCGGCCACGGCGGTTCGTGCCCACCATTGAAGAAGTACGTGACGTGCGGGTACTTCTCGGTCTCGGCCGTGCGAAACTGCGTCTTTCCCACGACGCTGAGAACCTCGGCCAGGATTCGCGCCATCGAGAAAGGCGGGAATGCCTGGGGAATCGGGAAGGTCTGGTCGTACTGGGTCATCGTGGCGGCCGGTAGCGGGGCCACGGTACCCACGTCAAAGCCATCGAAGCCGGGGACGCAGAGCGCCGCCACAATTTGGCGCATCCGATCGGAGCGGTAATTGCAGAAGAAGATCGCATCGCCCGGCCGGATCGAGGCGACCGGTTCCGTGCCGGCCATCAGGACGAGTGGCTTGATGAATTCGTCGGTCTCGCCGCGCGAGTAGGCGTCGCGAATCCCGGCGACCGCATCGGTAATCGGCGCGCCTTTGCCATGGAGCATGGCATCGGTGGCGAGCCGGATGCGCTCCCACCGCTTGTCGCGATCCATCGCGAAGTACCGGCCGGTAAGGGTCGCGAGCACCGTCCGACCACCACCGACCCGGGCGATCTCCTGCTGCAGGCGCGCCACGACATCAGCGGCCGAAGTCGGTGCCGAGTCGCGGCCGTCGAGGAAACCGTGGATCGCGACGCGAGTGACACCGAGCCCGATGAAGGCAGCGATGGTCGCCACCAGATGGCTGTCGATGGCGTGGACGCCGCCGTTGCCCAGCAGCCCGGCGAGGTGCAGGGTGCCCCCGGTGCGCTTGACCTGCTCAGCGAGCCCGGTAATGGCATCGAGGCCGGCAAACGCGCCGCTGGTGACGGACTGATTGATGCGCACGAGGTCCTGAGGCACCACCCGACCGGCGCCGAGATTGAGATGCCCCACCTCGGAGTTCCCCATCTGGCCTTCCGGGAGTCCGACGCGAAGGCCGCTCGCCTCCAGCAGGGTACGCGGCGCCCCCGCGACCAGCTTGTCCCAGGTGGGGGTGTTTGCCATCGCGATCGCATTCCCTTCGCGCTCTTCGCGCCAGCCCCAGCCGTCGAGCACGGCGAGGATGACCGGGGAGGATGATCGGGATGAGGCCACGCATACTCCGGAGAAGGGCCAGTCGGGACGTGTCAAACTAGCCGTGCCCCGGCGGGGGGGCCAATCGCCGGGGTCGGTGGTAAACTTGGCGCCAGATTCCCACCCAAGTCGCCTGGAGTCGCTGGATGCCCCGTTTGTGCAGCGCTCGACTGCTCGTCCTGGCCGCGACTCTCGCGGTCACCCTCCCCGGCATCCTCCCGGGGCAGACCGCACCGTACCGACTCGGGCGCTGGAATGCCGATTCGCTGGGCAACCAGCGCGTGGTACTTCACGTCGACTCGACCTTCGATATCGCGGCGGTCCGGGCGCGGATCGCATGGCGGCGTCGGGATCCCCTGCCGGAACGGAAGCGGATCATCGTGACGGACGCTCTGGGCAATCGGGTGAGCGACCTGGTGGCGCTTGCCGTGCGCGCTGATTCGGGCGACGTGGTCTTCCGTCCACGCGCCGGGATGGGCGAGTACTACCTCTACTATATGCCGTACACCGGATCGGTCCGCTCGAACTATCCGAAGATCAGCTACCCCGCGCCCGACTCGAGCAGCAACGGCGAATGGTTGCGGGATGTGCACACCCGGCGCGATCGGCTCCCCGCGGCGCAGACGGTCGCCTTCGAATCGGCCGACTCGATGTCGCTCATCTGGCCGATGGAAGTGACGGCGACTGCCAGTGAAGTCGCGGCCCGGCGCACGG
This portion of the Gemmatimonadota bacterium genome encodes:
- the gpmI gene encoding 2,3-bisphosphoglycerate-independent phosphoglycerate mutase, with the translated sequence MASSRSSSPVILAVLDGWGWREEREGNAIAMANTPTWDKLVAGAPRTLLEASGLRVGLPEGQMGNSEVGHLNLGAGRVVPQDLVRINQSVTSGAFAGLDAITGLAEQVKRTGGTLHLAGLLGNGGVHAIDSHLVATIAAFIGLGVTRVAIHGFLDGRDSAPTSAADVVARLQQEIARVGGGRTVLATLTGRYFAMDRDKRWERIRLATDAMLHGKGAPITDAVAGIRDAYSRGETDEFIKPLVLMAGTEPVASIRPGDAIFFCNYRSDRMRQIVAALCVPGFDGFDVGTVAPLPAATMTQYDQTFPIPQAFPPFSMARILAEVLSVVGKTQFRTAETEKYPHVTYFFNGGHEPPWPGEERELVPSQKVATYDLAPEMSAAGITDVLTRAIAQHHHDFYLVNFANADMVGHTGVIPAVIRAVETVDFALSRILPVAERAGARMLITADHGNAEMMIDPVTGGPHTAHTTNPVPFLTVGDGVNALRTGGALCDVAPTILALLGLEQPAEMTGRSLLL